Proteins from a single region of Anomalospiza imberbis isolate Cuckoo-Finch-1a 21T00152 unplaced genomic scaffold, ASM3175350v1 scaffold_53, whole genome shotgun sequence:
- the LOC137467190 gene encoding olfactory receptor 14J1-like produces MSNSSSISHFLLLALADTWQLQLLHFCLFLGISLAALLGNGLIISAVACGHHLHTPMFFFLLNLALSDLGSICTTVPKAMHNSLWNSRTISYKGCAAQLFLFIFFISAEVSFLTVMCYDRYVSICKPLHYGTLLGSRACAHMAAAAWASAFLNALLHTANTFSLPLCHGNVMGQFFCDVPQILKLSCSHFYLRELGVLAVSAFLSFGCFVFMVLSYVQIFRAVLRIPSEQGRHKAFSTCLPHLAVLSLFISTAAFAYLKPPSLSSPSLDLAVSVLYSVVPPALNPLIYSLRNQELKDALRKMMTGCFSETTNCLFSSA; encoded by the coding sequence atgtccaacagcagctccatcagccacttcctcctgctggcactggcagacacgtggcagctgcagctcctacacttctgcctcttcctgggcatctccctggctgccctcctgggcaacggcctcatcatcagtgCCGTAGCCTgtggccaccacctgcacacgcccatgttcttcttcctgctcaacctggccctcagcgacctgggctccatctgcaccactgtgcccaaagccatgcacaattccctctggaaCTCCAGGACCATCTCCTACaaaggatgtgctgctcagctgtttctgtttatctttttcatttcagcagAGGTTTCTTTTCTCACAGTCATGTGCTatgaccgctacgtgtccatctgcaaacccctgcactacgggaccctcctgggcagcagagcttgtgcccacatggcagcagctgcctgggccagtgcctttctcaatgctctgctgcacacggccaatacattttccctgcccctgtgccatggcaatgtcatgggccagttcttctgtgatgttccccagatcctcaagctctcctgctcacacttctacctcagggaacttggggtCCTTGCTGTTAGTGCCTTTTTAtcatttggctgttttgtgttcatggtttTGTCCTAcgtgcagatcttcagggctgtgctgaggatcccctctgagcagggacggcacaaagccttttccacctgcctccctcatcTTGCCGTGCTCTCCCTGTTTATCAGCACTGCAGCCTTTGCCTACCTGAAgcccccttccctctcctccccatccctggatctggcagtgtcagttctgtactcggtggtgcctccagccctgaaccccctcatctacagcctgaggaaccaggagctcaaggatGCACTGAGGAAAatgatgactggatgcttttcTGAAACAACTAATTGcctattttcttctgcatag
- the LOC137467183 gene encoding olfactory receptor 14J1-like, with amino-acid sequence MSNSSSISHFLLLALADTRQLQLLHFCLFLGISLAALLGNGLIISAVACGHHLHTPMFFFLLNLALSDLGSICTTVPKAMHNSLWNSRTISYKGCAAQLFLFIFFISAEVSFLTVMCYDRYVSICKPLHYGTLLGSRACAHMAAAAWASAFLNALLHTANTFSLPLCHGNALGQFFCDVPQILKLSCSHFYLRELGVLAVSAFLSFGCFVFMVLSYVQIFRAVLRIPSEQGRHKAFSTCLPHLAVLSLFISTAAFAYLKPPSISSPSLDLALSVLYSVVPPALNPLIYSLRNQELKAAVWTLMTGCFQGH; translated from the coding sequence atgtccaacagcagctccatcagccacttcctcctgctggcactggcagacacgcggcagctgcagctcctgcacttctgcctcttcctgggcatctccctggctgccctcctgggcaacggcctcatcatcagcgccgtagcctgcggccaccacctgcacacgcccatgttcttcttcctgctcaacctggccctcagcgacctgggctccatctgcaccactgtgcccaaagccatgcacaattccctctggaaCTCCAGGACCATCTCCTACaaaggatgtgctgctcagctgtttctgtttatctttttcatttcagcagAGGTTTCTTTTCTCACAGTCATGTGCTatgaccgctacgtgtccatctgcaaacccctgcactacgggaccctcctgggcagcagagcttgtgcccacatggcagcagctgcctgggccagtgcctttctcaatgctctgctgcacacggccaatacattttccctgcccctgtgccatggcaatgccctgggccagttcttctgtgatgttccccagatcctcaagctctcctgctcacacttctacctcagggaacttggggtCCTTGCTGTTAGTGCCTTTTTAtcatttggctgttttgtgttcatggtttTGTCCTAcgtgcagatcttcagggctgtgctgaggatcccctctgagcagggacggcacaaagccttttccacctgcctccctcaccttgCCGTGCTCTCCCTGTTTATCAGCACTGCAGCCTTTgcctacctgaagcccccctccatctcctccccatccctggatctggccctgtcagttctgtactcggtggtgcctccagccctgaaccccctcatctacagcctgaggaaccaggagctcaaggctgcagtgtggacactgatgactggatgctttcagggacattaa